The nucleotide window CGGGCACTCCCTAACATAGGGACGGGCGCACTCAAAGTCATGAAAGCGTCACGCCGTACGCAACGGTGCCGCAACGGAGCGATCCGTTTGGCGAGAGGCGATCGCGGGTGGGGGCAAAGGGAAATTCGGTCCAGGCGTGAACCCAGCCGACCCCGGCCGCGTTGCTCGCCTGTCGCTTGCAGTGCGCCTTGGCCCAGCGTTAAGGACGTTTCGTAAGGATTTTGGTCAAGGGTGCCATCTCGACGGCTCGGGAGACGGACATGCCGGTGTTGAAGGAGTTCAGGGAATTCGCGGTCAAGGGCAATGTGATGGATCTCGCCATCGGCGTGATCATCGGCGCAGCCTTCGGCAACATCGTGACCTCGCTCGTGGGCGACATCTTCATGCCGGTCATCGGCGCCATCACCGGCGGTCTCGATTTCTCGAACCACTTCATCCCCCTGTCGTCGGCTGTGACGGCCGACAACCTGGTGGACGCCAAAAAGCAGGGAGCGGTACTGGCGTATGGCTCCTTCATTACCATCGCCATTAATTTCCTGATCGTGGCGGCGGTGCTGTTCCTGGTGGTGCGGACCATCAACACCCTGCGCCGGGCCGAGGAGAACAAGCCGGCGCCGGCGCCGACCCGCTCCGAGGTGCTGCTCACCGAGATCCGCGACATGCTCGCCAAACGCCCGAGCTGACACGCCCGACCTTAGGCGCCTCAGCGCACGTCCACGCCCACCGCATCGGCAATGGAGGCGAAGCCGTCCGCCTTCAGGCGGGCGGCGAGATCCGTCTTGATCCGGGTCACGAGGCCGGGGCCATGGAACACCAGGGCGGAATAGATCTGCACCAGGCTCGCCCCGGCGCGGACCTTGGCATAGGCGTCCGCTCCGGAAGCAATGCCGCCCACGCCGATGATGGGCAGCCGGCCGCCCACAAGCCGATAAAGCGCCCCGAGGCGCTCGGTGGACAGGGCCAGCAGGGGCTTGCCGGAGAGGCCGCCGGTCTCGTCCTTGAACTTGCTTTGCAGGCTCGCCGGGCGCGACAGGGTGGTGTTTCCCATGATGATGCCGTCCACGCCGGTGGCGAGGGAGGCCTCCGCCACGTCGGCCAGGGCCGCGTCGTCGAGGTCCGGCGCCACCTTTACCAGCAGGGGGGTGCGCGCGGCGGGATCGGGCATGGAGGCATTGCGCACGCTAATGACGTGGGCGAGCAGGGTTTCCATCTCCGCCCGCGCCTGCAGCGCCCGAAGGCCCGGCGTGTTGGGCGAGGAGATGTTGCACACCAGATAGTCGGCGAGGCGGCAGGTGGCCGAGACGCCGGCGCCGTAATCCTCCAGCGCGTCCTCGCTCTCCTTGTTCTTCCCCACATTGGCGCCGACGATGCCGTGCTTGCCGCTGGCCCGGCGCTGCCCAAGGCGGAAGACGAAGGGGGCGAGGCCCTCGCTGTTGAAGCCGAAGCGGTTGATGACCGCCTCGTCCTCATCCAGCCGGAACAGGCGGGGCAGGGGATTGCCCGGCTGCGGGCGCGGCGTCACCGTGCCGGCCTCCACAAAGCCGAAGCCGAACCTGAACAGGGCGTCCGCCACCTCGCAATGCTTGTCGAAGCCGGCGGCAAGGCCCACCGGATTGGGGAAATCGAGCCCCCACACCCGCGTCGCCAGCACCGGATCGTCGGGTCCCCCCGACAGGTCCGGCACCAGGCCGCTCTTCAACACGCGGATGGACAGGTGATGCGCCTGCTCCGGCGTCATGAACCGGAACAGGGGCTTGAGGACGCCGTAGAGGTCCATCCGCGCGGTCACTCGCCGGTGACGGCGGTGCCGCCGTGGGCCTTCGACCAGGAGTGGGGATCGTGGAGGAAGGACTCGATCTCGGCGATCTGGGCGGATTCGAACCGGTTCATGGTCTTCACCGCCGCCAGCACGTCCCACCAGGTGGCGAGGCGGTGCAGGCTGAGCCCGGCCTGGTCGAAGATGCCCGAGGCCTCGGCGAAGATGTCGTAATAGAAGAACACGAAACAGTGCGAGCACTCCGCCCCGGCCTCGCGCAGGGCGTTGACGAAGGTCACCT belongs to Xanthobacter autotrophicus Py2 and includes:
- a CDS encoding large conductance mechanosensitive channel protein (TIGRFAM: large conductance mechanosensitive channel protein~PFAM: large-conductance mechanosensitive channel~KEGG: bja:bll5071 mechanosensitive channel homolog) encodes the protein MPVLKEFREFAVKGNVMDLAIGVIIGAAFGNIVTSLVGDIFMPVIGAITGGLDFSNHFIPLSSAVTADNLVDAKKQGAVLAYGSFITIAINFLIVAAVLFLVVRTINTLRRAEENKPAPAPTRSEVLLTEIRDMLAKRPS
- a CDS encoding Dihydroorotate oxidase (PFAM: dihydroorotate dehydrogenase~KEGG: rru:Rru_A0514 dihydroorotate dehydrogenase 2), whose protein sequence is MDLYGVLKPLFRFMTPEQAHHLSIRVLKSGLVPDLSGGPDDPVLATRVWGLDFPNPVGLAAGFDKHCEVADALFRFGFGFVEAGTVTPRPQPGNPLPRLFRLDEDEAVINRFGFNSEGLAPFVFRLGQRRASGKHGIVGANVGKNKESEDALEDYGAGVSATCRLADYLVCNISSPNTPGLRALQARAEMETLLAHVISVRNASMPDPAARTPLLVKVAPDLDDAALADVAEASLATGVDGIIMGNTTLSRPASLQSKFKDETGGLSGKPLLALSTERLGALYRLVGGRLPIIGVGGIASGADAYAKVRAGASLVQIYSALVFHGPGLVTRIKTDLAARLKADGFASIADAVGVDVR